A portion of the uncultured Draconibacterium sp. genome contains these proteins:
- the istA gene encoding IS21 family transposase — MSKVRKVIQLHCQGKSKLFISNYLSLSRNTVKKYIALYQMLNLSPEAIKQKSDVELETLFISNKEPELSPKLKDLYAFFPHMERELKKVGVTKLTMWQQYIAKHPDGYKSSQFCEYYKRWGKKVNPVMHMTHKAGDKMFVDYAGKTLEIVDPETGEVQELQFFVAILGASQYTYAEVSPSQKKEDFIASIENALHYFRGVPAAIVPDNLRSAVTKSSRYEPTINETLLDFAEHYETTILPARAYKPRDKSLAEGAVKILYQRIYPVIKQEEFTSIKSMNCRVWELLKQHNNKKLTGRPYSRYQSFKEDEQEKLSSLPVTRFEIKQQSFATVMMNGHVLLGKDKHYYSVPFQYIRKKVKLLFTSSSVEIYYKYNRIASHRRNLKPYHYTTEKQHLASTHQFVTDWTPQRFIDWATSIDPSVEELICRILEQKQHPEQAYKSCMGVLSFVKKVGKQRLINACKRALEYDISNYRIIQRILENGLDSIEEEQNEQILPEHQNIRGKHYYN, encoded by the coding sequence ATGAGTAAAGTAAGAAAAGTAATCCAACTGCACTGCCAGGGAAAAAGCAAGTTATTTATCAGCAACTACCTTTCGTTGTCGCGCAATACGGTAAAAAAATACATTGCGTTGTACCAAATGCTAAACCTGTCACCCGAGGCTATAAAGCAGAAAAGCGATGTTGAACTGGAAACACTGTTTATCAGCAATAAAGAACCCGAGTTGTCGCCCAAGCTGAAAGATCTGTATGCGTTCTTTCCGCACATGGAACGTGAGTTGAAAAAGGTTGGGGTAACCAAGCTTACAATGTGGCAACAGTACATTGCCAAACATCCCGATGGGTATAAAAGCTCGCAGTTTTGCGAGTATTACAAACGCTGGGGTAAAAAGGTTAACCCGGTGATGCACATGACACACAAGGCAGGCGACAAGATGTTTGTGGACTATGCCGGCAAGACATTGGAAATCGTTGACCCCGAAACAGGAGAAGTGCAAGAACTACAATTTTTTGTGGCCATACTCGGAGCCAGCCAATATACTTACGCCGAGGTATCGCCAAGTCAGAAAAAAGAAGATTTTATCGCATCAATAGAAAATGCGCTGCACTACTTCCGGGGAGTTCCTGCCGCCATAGTACCCGACAACCTGCGTTCGGCAGTAACCAAAAGCAGTCGTTACGAGCCCACCATAAATGAAACACTGCTGGATTTTGCCGAACATTATGAAACGACCATACTTCCGGCAAGGGCCTATAAACCCCGCGATAAATCATTGGCCGAAGGAGCTGTTAAAATACTTTATCAACGTATTTACCCCGTTATAAAACAAGAAGAGTTTACCAGCATTAAAAGCATGAACTGCCGTGTTTGGGAACTGTTAAAGCAGCACAACAACAAGAAACTCACCGGGCGGCCATACTCGCGTTACCAGTCGTTTAAAGAAGATGAGCAGGAAAAACTATCATCCCTTCCCGTTACCCGTTTCGAGATAAAACAACAATCTTTTGCAACAGTAATGATGAACGGGCATGTGCTTTTGGGCAAAGACAAACATTACTACAGTGTCCCGTTTCAGTATATCCGTAAAAAAGTAAAGCTGTTGTTTACAAGCAGCAGTGTTGAGATCTATTACAAATACAACCGGATTGCATCTCACCGAAGAAACCTGAAGCCTTATCACTACACAACTGAAAAACAGCACCTGGCAAGCACCCACCAGTTTGTTACCGACTGGACACCACAACGTTTTATCGACTGGGCAACTTCCATCGACCCAAGTGTTGAAGAACTGATTTGCAGGATACTGGAACAAAAACAACATCCCGAACAGGCTTACAAAAGCTGTATGGGCGTACTTTCTTTTGTAAAGAAAGTAGGAAAACAGCGGCTTATCAATGCCTGTAAGCGTGCCCTCGAATACGATATATCAAATTACCGGATAATCCAGCGAATACTCGAAAACGGCCTGGATTCAATTGAAGAAGAGCAAAATGAGCAAATACTTCCCGAGCATCAAAACATCAGGGGAAAACATTACTACAACTAA